CTACAGACATTCAACACCTGGTTTGCAAACTGGTCATATATTTCTCCTGCAGAATTCAAATCCGCACTCACGCGATTCTGCGCCTGATTGATAATTCCCCGGTTGATTGTCGCGATGCCTATAATAGAACATAAAATCCCAACAAGTCCAACTGCAAGTACATAACTCAGAGCGAGTTTGGTCCTTAAAGAGTTAAGATGAAAAAGTGCCATCCAAAAATCTCCTTTTAAATTATATCAAAATCAAATGGGAAGTCAAGAAATGTAAATTTTAGTAAAAATTTGCTTAAAAGTTTAAATCTTGAAATGATTTTTCGTATTTACTCCTTCTTCAATCCGTACTTTTCCATTTTATTATATAATGTTACACGATTGATACCCAGGACCTGGGCTGTCTTCTTTATATTCCAATTATAAATTCTTAGCACATTTAAAATATGCTCTTTTTCCATTGTATCAAGGCGTAAATCCTTATTGGTAAACTGGGGAATTAAAAATTTATCAACTAAATTTTTGGGCAGGTCTTTTTTTCCTATCTCCCTGCCTTTTGTTACTACTACCGCATGTTCAATAACATTCTCAAGCTCACGGACATTACCGGGCCAATCGTAAGATAACAACAACTCCATCGCATCCGAACTGATTCCCGAAATATCTTTTTTATTTTCTAAATTGAATTTTTTCAAAAAGTGTTCTAAGAGAAGTGGAATATCTTCTTTTCTTTCGCGCAAAGGAGGAATTTCTATTGTAATAACATTTAATCGGTAATACAGATCTTCCCTGAAAGTTCCTTCCCGTATCATTTCTTCAAGTTTCTTATTTGTCGCAGCAATCACCCTTGTATCTACTTTAATGAGCTCTTTACCGCCAACCCTGCGGAATTCGCGCTCCTGCAAGAATCTTAAAAGGTCAACCTGCGTTTTAAGGCTGATATCGCCAATCTCATCAAGAAAAAGAGTCCCCCGGTCTGCCATTTCAATTCTACCTTTATGCTGGCTTAAAGCACCGGTAAACGCACCCTTTTCATAACCAAATAACTCCGCTTCAAGAAGTGTCTCTGGCATTGCCCCACAGGCAGTTGCAACAAAAGGGCCTTTACTGCGTGGACCTAAATTATGGATTGCCCTTGCGACAAGTTCTTTTCCAGTTCCACTTTCACCTCTGATAAGAACAGTTGACCTTGTTGGTGCTACGGTCTTTATCAATTCAAAAATTTTTTGCATCTTTGGACTCTTACCTATCAAATCCTCTAATCTAAATCGTTTTTCAAGCTCTCTGCGTAGCAGGATGTTCTCCTTAATAATTTCCTGATGTTCAAGTAATTTTTTAAGAATGATATTTATCTCTTCAGGATTGAATGGTTTCATAACATAGTCTACTGCACCTTCTTTCATTGCAACAACCGCACTATCAACTGTTCCATGTCCGGTAATTATTATCACCGGCAAATCCGGTCTTATCTTATGAATTCTCCGCAATGTCTCAATCCCGTCAATCTTCGGCATCTTCAAATCCACAAGGACAACATCCCAATCATTAATTTCTATCTGTTCAAGGGCTATTAGACCATCTTCAACCGCCTTTACTTGATATCCCAAATTATCAAGCCATTCACTGAGTGCGTCTCTAACAATTTTTTCATCATCAATAATCAAAATTTTATATTTCTTCATAGTGATTAAAAATTATACACATTTAGAATAAAAAATCAATACCCTTCTATATCACTCTTGATTTTCTGCGATTAATATATATAATTTAAACACTTATGGAGGCAAAATGATTGATTTAAAAAATGCCGATATCAATTTTAAGTGGAACATTATTAAACAGGAAGGCGGAGAGGGATTGCTAAAATGTTTTGGTTGCAGTGACTGTTCTGCAAGTTGTCCGGTGCGATATCTGGATGATAGATATAACCCAAGAAAAATCATCAGGCTCACACTTTTAGGGATGAAAAACGAAGTCCTTTCTTCACCATTCCTGTGGCTCTGTGCCCATTGCCATGCCTGTACCGAAAGATGCCCACAGGGAATCCGTGTTGCCGAAGTTATCAATGCAATAAAAAACTATGCCGTAAAAAGTGGATATTGCCCTGAAGGTCTGAAAGTGCAGTTGAATTTACTAAATAACTCAGGCAGGTTGTATGAACTTGAAGACTTTGACCTTAGAAAGAGACAGAGAATGGGGCTACCTGAAATAGCCAAAAAGATCGCCGATGTCGCCAGAATTTTTCAATCAACAAAAATTTTTGAAAGGATTGCAAAATGAAAAGGTATGCTTTGTTTCTTGGATGCACAGTGCCGGTTCGGGCACAACATTATGAACTTGCCACAAGAAATGTAGCCAAAGAACTCGGTATTGAATTCGTTGATTTAAAAGAGGGCTCCTGCTGTGGTTTTCCCTTAAAAGCACTTGATGCTGAAACTTCTTTATTAATGGCAGCAAGGAATGTTGGACTGGCAAGCAATTTAGGCCTTGATGTCGTCACACTTTGCAATTCCTGCACTGCTATGCTCTCAGATGCCCAGTTGAAATTAAAAGAAAGCGAGTTTCGTAGGAAGTTTACTGAACTCGGGTTTACCTACCCATGTGAAATAAAAGTCCGTCATTTTGTTCGCATGCTTTATGAAGATATAGGTGTGGAAAATTTAGAGAAGGCAATAAAAAAATTCTTGAAAAACTTAAGGATAATTTCACACTATGGTTGCCATTATCTCAGACCATCATACCTCCATTCCTTTGATAATGTTGAAAATCCCCACACCCTTGAGCAACTTGTTGGCTTGACCGGTGCGACAATAATAGATTATCAAGAAAAGAAATTATGTTGCGGTGGTTCGGTATTGGGTGTAGATGAAGAACTCGCTTTAAAAATGGCAAACCAAAAACTTTCCATAGCAAAAAACAATAATGCTGATGCATTGATTTCAATCTGTCCATTCTGCACGGTAATGTACGAGGATAATCAACGGAAGGTAGAAACAAAATTCACAATCACATACAATCTCCCCGTGCTGTATTACCCACAACTTTTAGGACTTGCACTTGGTTTAGCACCTGATGCCTGTGGTTTGAAATTCAATCGCATTAAACCAGATAATATTATCTCAAAATTATAAAGGGAGTGTAAAATGAGATTAATTATTTGCCATTGTAATGGTTTGATCAATATTCCTGATTTGGATCTTGGCCCGGATGTAAAAATTGAAAGATATGATGATCTCTGTAAACAGGAAGTAAAGATTGACCCTGGCGAGAAGGTGGTAATCGGAGGATGCTCCCCATCTTTAATGGAAGGTTTATTCCCCGATGCAGATGTTGAGTTTGTAAATCTCAAGGACCACATATTTTTAATG
Above is a genomic segment from candidate division WOR-3 bacterium containing:
- a CDS encoding 4Fe-4S dicluster domain-containing protein, coding for MIDLKNADINFKWNIIKQEGGEGLLKCFGCSDCSASCPVRYLDDRYNPRKIIRLTLLGMKNEVLSSPFLWLCAHCHACTERCPQGIRVAEVINAIKNYAVKSGYCPEGLKVQLNLLNNSGRLYELEDFDLRKRQRMGLPEIAKKIADVARIFQSTKIFERIAK
- a CDS encoding CoB--CoM heterodisulfide reductase iron-sulfur subunit B family protein, with the protein product MKRYALFLGCTVPVRAQHYELATRNVAKELGIEFVDLKEGSCCGFPLKALDAETSLLMAARNVGLASNLGLDVVTLCNSCTAMLSDAQLKLKESEFRRKFTELGFTYPCEIKVRHFVRMLYEDIGVENLEKAIKKFLKNLRIISHYGCHYLRPSYLHSFDNVENPHTLEQLVGLTGATIIDYQEKKLCCGGSVLGVDEELALKMANQKLSIAKNNNADALISICPFCTVMYEDNQRKVETKFTITYNLPVLYYPQLLGLALGLAPDACGLKFNRIKPDNIISKL
- a CDS encoding sigma-54 dependent transcriptional regulator, which codes for MKKYKILIIDDEKIVRDALSEWLDNLGYQVKAVEDGLIALEQIEINDWDVVLVDLKMPKIDGIETLRRIHKIRPDLPVIIITGHGTVDSAVVAMKEGAVDYVMKPFNPEEINIILKKLLEHQEIIKENILLRRELEKRFRLEDLIGKSPKMQKIFELIKTVAPTRSTVLIRGESGTGKELVARAIHNLGPRSKGPFVATACGAMPETLLEAELFGYEKGAFTGALSQHKGRIEMADRGTLFLDEIGDISLKTQVDLLRFLQEREFRRVGGKELIKVDTRVIAATNKKLEEMIREGTFREDLYYRLNVITIEIPPLRERKEDIPLLLEHFLKKFNLENKKDISGISSDAMELLLSYDWPGNVRELENVIEHAVVVTKGREIGKKDLPKNLVDKFLIPQFTNKDLRLDTMEKEHILNVLRIYNWNIKKTAQVLGINRVTLYNKMEKYGLKKE